GATGGCCAGGTCTGGCTGCTCAAGCTTATCCGACATCTCTTGCAGGCGCACGAGGTCGGCCAGCACGCGCTCGAGACGGCCCGTGAGGTGCAGGCGCTCCGAAAGGACGCGCACGTCACCGGCGTCGCGGCAGCGCGAGACGAGGCAGATCCCGAGCTCCTCGACGGGCGCGAGGTGCTCGGCCGCGATGGCTTGCCGCCAGGCGGGAAAGACTGAGGGCTCGGGCGCGAGCAGGGGGTGAATCGCCGCGAGGATGCCGAGATCGCGCGCGCGGGCAATGGCATCCACCGCCGACGGCTCTTTGAAGGCAAGGGTCAGCTCCCGCCGCAGCCTCGCGCCGCTGACGTTATCCAGGAAGCGGAGGTCGCGGCGAATCAGGGCGGCAGTCCCGGGCTCGATGTCGAAGCCCAGGCGGGCGGCGTACCGGCAGGCGCGGAGCATGCGCGTGGCATCGTCCTGGAAGCTGCGGTCGTGAAGCACGCGGACGAGGCGGCGGCCGGTGTCGGCGACGCCGCCGTGGGGGTCCAGCAGCTCGCCCGCGGGCTGCGTCAGGCGGAGCGCCATGGCGTTCACGCTGAAGTCGCGGCGGGCGAGGTCCTCCAGGACCGAAGCGGCCTCGACTTCAGGGAGCGCGCCCGGGCGCGGATAGCGCTCCCGGCGCGTGCGGGCGAGGTCGATCCTGAAGCCTTCGCCGCGCAGGGTCGACGTGGCGAAGCGGCCGTGACGGACCAGGCGCAGGCCTGTCGCGGCCTCGAGGCGAGCGGTAAGGACGTCGAGGTCTCCTTCAACCGCGAGGTCGATGTCAGAGGCGCGGCGGCCTAGGAGCAGGTCGCGAACCGGCCCTCCGACGAGGAAGAGGGCGGCCCCGGCCTCGCCAGCAGCTCGCGTTGCGGCTTCGACGGCCGCGGCCTCGGCCTGGCTCAGGCCAGCGCGGAAGCGGTCCAGGAGATCGAGACGAATGGTGGATGCCATCGAAACTGCGATATTGATTATACGCTTTCCCAGCTTTGTCCTTGACACCCCGGCAACAGCGCCCCTATGATCCCGACGGCTTGAGCCGAAGCCCGCGCCTCGGCCGGGGCCGACCTTACTACCCGGTGCCCGCTCATCTTGCTATTGGTCCATCCGGCGGACCAGTCGCGGGATAAGAGGGTGGCGGCGTTGGGGGAGAACGGGTGCCCGCCCGCCCATGCCAGGTCTACTTGCATCTCAACGACAGGACGTACTGGCTGTGGGGCGCGCGCAGCGCGGTCCCCCTGACGGCGGGCGCGGCGTGACGTTCGAGGAGAGCGTCGAGGCTGCCATCGGCATCGTCTTCAAGAACCGCGCCATCCTGCGCGAAGCCTTCGTCCATCGTTCCTACCTGAACGAAAACCCGGCCGAGGGCCTGCAGTCCAACGAGCGCCTGGAATTCCTCGGCGACGCCGTCCTGAGCTACGTGGTCGCGGAGCGCCTGTTTCGCGACTGTCCCACCTGCACCGAAGGCGACCTCACGGAGTGGCGCGGCCACCTCGTGAAGCGCGACAGCCTGGCGAACTTCGCCCGTAAGCTCGGTCTCGGGGACTATCTCCTGCTCGGCAGGGGCGAAGAGGCCGCCGGTGGCCGCGCCCGGGCGGCGAACCTCGCCGGCCTGTTCGAGGCGCTGGTGGGCGCGATCGCGATCGACCGCGGGCTATCGCAGGCGCGCAAGTTCATCATGAACGCCATCGGCGACGAAATACGACACCTCAACCGGCGTCCGACGCCCATCGACCCGAAGTCGCGCCTGCAGGAGGTCGTGCAGGCGCGCTGGCAGCGGGCGCCTTCGTACCGGACCGTGCACGAAGAAGGCCCGGAGCACCGCAAGGTGTTCACCGTGGAGGTAAGCGTTCAGGGGCGAGTCCTCGCCAGCGGCGTCGGGCTGAGCAAGCAGGAAGCCGAGCGGCAAGCAGCCGGGCGGGCGCTGGAGCGGCTGGCCTCCGAGGCTGAGGCTGGAGGGCAGGCATGAGCAGCCCCTCGGCCCCGGACTATGAGGGGAAGCGCGCATGTACCTGAAACGCCTGGAGCTACAGGGGTTCAAGAGCTTCCTCTCCCGCACCGTCTTCGAGTTCGGCCCCGGCATCACGGCGATCGTCGGGCCCAACGGCTCCGGCAAGAGCAACGTCGCCGAGTCGCTGCGCTGGGTCCTGGGCGAGCAGGCGGCGCGCAACCTCCGCGCCCGGCGGTTGGAAGACGTCATCTTCTCCGGCTCAAGCCAGAAGGCAGCCGTCGGCATGGCAGAGGTGTCGATCACGCTCGACAACTCCGACAACTGGCTGCCGGTCGATTACTCGGAGGTGGTCGTCTCGCGCCGCGCCTACAGGAGCGGCGAAAGCGAATACCTGATCAACAAGGCAAAGGTCCGGCTGCGCGACGTGCTGGACCTGTTCCTGCGCGCCCAGGTGGGGCAGAACAGCTACGCCTTCATGGGCCAGGGGCTCGTGGAAGAAGTGCTGGTCATGCGTCCCGACGAGCGGCGCCGCCTCCTGGAAGAGGCTGCGGACGTGCGGCTCCTGCGTAACCGACTCGACGAGGCGCGTGACCGGCTGGCGGCGACGCGTGAAAACCTGGAGCGCGTGAACCTGCTCCTGGACGAAATCGGGCCGCGCCTCCAGCACCTGGAGAAACAGGCGAGCCGCGCCGCGGAGCACGAGGCCCTTGCCCGCGAGTTGGCGCAGGCCCTGCACGCGCTCTACGGCCAGCTCTGGGGCGAGGCGCAGGAGGCCCTCGCCGCCAGCCGCGCCGCTGCCGACCAGAAGCAGCAGGCGCTCACACTCGCCCGCCGCGAGGCGAAGGCGTGCGAGGAAGGTCTCGCCGCGCTTTCGGCAGCGATCGAGGAACACGAGAAGGAGCTTGCCGCCCGCCGGCGCCGTGAACGGGAGCTGAGCGACCGGGTCCACAGCCTGGAACAGAGGCTCGGCTTCGACCGCGAGCGCATCGAGGCGCACCTTGTCCGCAAGCGCGAGATCGATGAGGAGCTGCAGTCGCTCCGGGCCGAGCGCGCCGACGTGCAACGCTCGCTCGAGGCGGCGCGCCTGCGCGAGCTGGCGTTGAAGCCCGAGATCGAAGAAGCGAAGGCGCTCATAGAGACGCGGCGCCAGGAACTGAACGCCCTGGAGCAGGAGAACGCCGGCCTCCGCCGGCGCATCGCGGAAGCGGAGGAGCGCATCGAACGCGCCCGCCGCGCCGCGGCCGAGGCCGAGAGCACCCTCAACCGCCTGGGCGACGAAGAGGACCGAGTACAGGCTGACGCGCTCCGGCGCCAGAGCCAGAGGCGGGAGCTGATCAGCCAACTCGCAGCCTACGGGCGCGAGTTCAGGGGCCACCTCGAGCGGCTCCACGCGCTCGAGCGGGAGGTCTCGGAGGCGCAGCAGGAGCGTGCCGGCCTCACGGCCATGGTCGAGGCGGGGCGTGCCGCCGTCGCCGGCCTCGAGGCGCAGGCGGGGGAGGTGGCCACGCGACTGATGCAGCTCCACGCCCGCTACGAGATGCTGCGCCGCTTCCAGGCCGTGCAGGAGGGCGTCGATGCCGGTGTGCGGACCCTGATGGGCGACGGCCGCCAGGCCGCGGTCGAGGGTCTGCTCGGGCTGGTCCGCGACCTGGTGCGGGTACCGCCGGGCCTGGAGCGGGCCATCGAGGCAGCGTTAGCGGAGAACGTCCAGGCGCTGGTGTTCGAAAACCTTGCCGCCGCGATGAACGCGATCGAGGTCCTGGAGAGCCGGGAAGCGGGCCGCGCCCTCATGTACCCACTCGACACACTGCGGGCGATGCCACCGGTGAACCTCATGCGCGAGAAGGGCGTCATCGGGGTCGCCTCACGCCTCGTCCGCTGTGAGAACCGCTTCCGGCCGCTCATCGACACCCTTCTCGGCCGGACGATAGTCGTCGAGACCTTCCCGTTAGCCCAGCAAGTGCTGAGACGGGGCATGGGGTCCGTGGTGACGCTCGAAGGTGTGCTGCTGCGGCCCGGTGGGGCCTTAAGCGGCGGCGTCTCCAGGGCATCGGAGGAGGCCTTCACGAGGCAGCGCGAGCTCGACGACCTGCCGAACGAGATCGCGATGGTGGAGTCACGCCAGCAAGAGATCGAGGCCCATCTGCGGCGGGAGCGCGACTCGCTAGCGGGCGCGAGCGCAGCGCTGGCACGGGTGGAACCGCGGCTGGAGTCTCTGAGAGAAGAGCTCGGGCGCCGCCAGGCCGCGCTGCTCGAAAGCCGGGGCCGCCTGATCTTGCTGCGCAGCGAGGCGCGCTCGCTCTGGTCCGAATTGCGGCGGGGCGAGACGGGCCACACGGACTGGCGCGAGCGGCGCGACCAGCTGCGCGCCGAGCGAGAGAGGGCGCTGGCGGACCTGAAGTCGGTAGGCGACGCGCTGGAGAAAGACCGCACCGCCGCCGCGACCCTGACCGCGCGCCGCAACCAGGCGATCGACGCGGTCTCTGAGGCGGCTGCGGCCCACGCCGACCTCGAGGGCGAGGCAAAGTCGCTTGCCCGCCAGGTAGAAATGCTGCAGGCGGGCCTCGCCAGGATCGAGGCGCAGATCAAGGGCCGCGAAGAGTCGCTCAGGGCCCTCGACTCCGAAGTGCAGGGCCTGCGCGCCCGCGTGGAGGCGCAGGCTGAAGAACAGAAGTCGGCCCAGGAGCTGCTCTCGCAGCTGCTGGCAGAAATGGAGCCGGCGGAGCAGGAGTTCCAGCACCTCCAGGGCCGGGAGAAGAGCATGCGGGAGCAGCTCGCCGCCGCGAGCTCACGCTTGCTAGCGGCAGAACGCGCGCACATGGAAGCGGAGGCCAGCGTCAAGCTGCACTCGGACGAGCTCGATCAGCTGCGCGATGCCATGGCCGCCGAGGGCTTCCGGCCCGAGGGCAACGCCGTAGTCATCGCCGACGCCCCGATGCAGGCTCGCGGCCTGCCACCGATCCGCGGCGGCGCAAACGTTGACGTTGTCGAGCTGCGGGAGCGCATTGCCGAGCTGCGGCGGCAGATCCGCGCCCTGGGCCCGGTGAACGAGCAGGCCGCGGCGGACTTCTCGGAAAGCAAGGAGCGCTACGACTTCCTGAAGGGCCAGGTCGACGACCTTTCGGAAGCCGAGAAGACGTTGCTCTCCGCCATCGACGAGCTGGAGACGAACATCCGTGACCGCCTGAAGTCGACCTTCGCTGTCGTGGACCGCGGCTTCCAGCGCTACTTCGAGCAGTTCTTCGCCGGCGGGAAGGCTCGCCTCCAGATGACGCAGCCGGAGGACTACGCGAATTCCGGCCTCGAGATCATCGCGCAGCCGCCGGGCAAGCGCGTAAGCACGCTGGCCATGCTGTCGGGCGGCGAGCGGGCGCTTACCGCTGTCGCCCTGCTCCTGGCCCTCCTGGACGCGCACCCCTCGCCGATCTGCGTGCTGGACGAAGTGGACGCGGCGCTGGACGAGGCGAACGTCGGCCGCTTCGTGGAGGCGGTGCGGGAGCTGGCGCAGAAGACGCAGTTCATCATCATCACCCACAATCCGCGAACCATCGAGGCCGCGGACGTGATTTACGGCGTCTCCATGGGCCCGGACAACACGTCCAAGGTCCTCTCCTTGCGGCTCAGCGACCCGCAGCCGGAGTGAGGCCGCCCCGCATTCAACTCGCGCTCACCGAGGACCGCGGTCTCCGCGTCCCGGCCGGAGGCCGGTGCGACCGGACTACCGGCCGCCGGCCATGCTCTATGATCGAAATTGGAGGTAGTGCCTAGTGCCGTTTTTTCGTCGTCGCCCGAAGCAGGACGCCCCCGAGCGCGAGACTGAGGCTGCCGTTGCGATAGAGCCGCTGGCGGAGGAGCCAAGCGAGGCCCAGCGCATCGCCGAGCAGAAGACGGAGCAGGCGCTGGCGCGGACGCGGCGCAGCTGGTTCGGCCGCATTGCGAGCATCCTCGACCGGGGGAGGATCGACGAGGACCTCTGGCTGGAGCTGGAGGAGATCATGCTGGGCGCAGACGTCGGCCTTCGGACGACCGAGAAGATCCTGGCCCGGG
This is a stretch of genomic DNA from Dehalococcoidia bacterium. It encodes these proteins:
- the rnc gene encoding ribonuclease III, giving the protein MTFEESVEAAIGIVFKNRAILREAFVHRSYLNENPAEGLQSNERLEFLGDAVLSYVVAERLFRDCPTCTEGDLTEWRGHLVKRDSLANFARKLGLGDYLLLGRGEEAAGGRARAANLAGLFEALVGAIAIDRGLSQARKFIMNAIGDEIRHLNRRPTPIDPKSRLQEVVQARWQRAPSYRTVHEEGPEHRKVFTVEVSVQGRVLASGVGLSKQEAERQAAGRALERLASEAEAGGQA
- the smc gene encoding chromosome segregation protein SMC codes for the protein MYLKRLELQGFKSFLSRTVFEFGPGITAIVGPNGSGKSNVAESLRWVLGEQAARNLRARRLEDVIFSGSSQKAAVGMAEVSITLDNSDNWLPVDYSEVVVSRRAYRSGESEYLINKAKVRLRDVLDLFLRAQVGQNSYAFMGQGLVEEVLVMRPDERRRLLEEAADVRLLRNRLDEARDRLAATRENLERVNLLLDEIGPRLQHLEKQASRAAEHEALARELAQALHALYGQLWGEAQEALAASRAAADQKQQALTLARREAKACEEGLAALSAAIEEHEKELAARRRRERELSDRVHSLEQRLGFDRERIEAHLVRKREIDEELQSLRAERADVQRSLEAARLRELALKPEIEEAKALIETRRQELNALEQENAGLRRRIAEAEERIERARRAAAEAESTLNRLGDEEDRVQADALRRQSQRRELISQLAAYGREFRGHLERLHALEREVSEAQQERAGLTAMVEAGRAAVAGLEAQAGEVATRLMQLHARYEMLRRFQAVQEGVDAGVRTLMGDGRQAAVEGLLGLVRDLVRVPPGLERAIEAALAENVQALVFENLAAAMNAIEVLESREAGRALMYPLDTLRAMPPVNLMREKGVIGVASRLVRCENRFRPLIDTLLGRTIVVETFPLAQQVLRRGMGSVVTLEGVLLRPGGALSGGVSRASEEAFTRQRELDDLPNEIAMVESRQQEIEAHLRRERDSLAGASAALARVEPRLESLREELGRRQAALLESRGRLILLRSEARSLWSELRRGETGHTDWRERRDQLRAERERALADLKSVGDALEKDRTAAATLTARRNQAIDAVSEAAAAHADLEGEAKSLARQVEMLQAGLARIEAQIKGREESLRALDSEVQGLRARVEAQAEEQKSAQELLSQLLAEMEPAEQEFQHLQGREKSMREQLAAASSRLLAAERAHMEAEASVKLHSDELDQLRDAMAAEGFRPEGNAVVIADAPMQARGLPPIRGGANVDVVELRERIAELRRQIRALGPVNEQAAADFSESKERYDFLKGQVDDLSEAEKTLLSAIDELETNIRDRLKSTFAVVDRGFQRYFEQFFAGGKARLQMTQPEDYANSGLEIIAQPPGKRVSTLAMLSGGERALTAVALLLALLDAHPSPICVLDEVDAALDEANVGRFVEAVRELAQKTQFIIITHNPRTIEAADVIYGVSMGPDNTSKVLSLRLSDPQPE
- a CDS encoding signal recognition particle receptor subunit alpha; translated protein: MPFFRRRPKQDAPERETEAAVAIEPLAEEPSEAQRIAEQKTEQALARTRRSWFGRIASILDRGRIDEDLWLELEEIMLGADVGLRTTEKILARVRERVEKERVREAHEVRQLLKDEMVDLLDSVPLRGALW